The proteins below are encoded in one region of Limnochorda pilosa:
- a CDS encoding M16 family metallopeptidase codes for MHARRAALARLLASLWLLLLLAPALSQAVQGAGEGEAAVHVAQDRLANGLEIYVYEDPSAPVVSVNLWYRVGSRDEPAGRRGMAHLMEHMMFKGSERVAAEEHARIIDQVGGDANAFTTSDATVYWDKVPAAELELVLELEAERMAHLVLTEEHLRTEREVVKEEYRLGLQNDPVGQAFERFQAIALAGTVYAWTPHGFLEELDAITVQDLERFYRTYYVPSNAVLVVAGATDLPTVKRLAERHFGPLPAGEVPERAPVTATPPGEVRRERMTFPIQLPVILGGYLIPGLRSPEMEALQAAGLILSGGESARVHRSLVREQQVAVAAVATSQPYQDAGLFLAAALYLPGQEAERVAAALTQEVERLAEGVSERELQQAKNQMAADYAFSLDTLDGVANAIGAAVVLEGGLEKFTRGLEPYFALTPEDVVRVARTYLTPERLTLVEVAPGS; via the coding sequence ATGCACGCACGCCGCGCCGCCCTGGCGCGCCTCCTGGCGAGCCTGTGGCTCCTGCTGCTCCTGGCGCCAGCCCTTTCCCAGGCCGTGCAGGGCGCAGGCGAAGGCGAAGCGGCCGTTCACGTGGCCCAAGACCGCCTGGCCAACGGCCTGGAGATCTACGTCTACGAAGACCCTTCGGCCCCCGTCGTCTCAGTGAACCTGTGGTACCGGGTGGGCTCACGCGACGAGCCCGCCGGCCGCCGGGGCATGGCCCACCTGATGGAACACATGATGTTCAAGGGTTCGGAGCGGGTGGCCGCCGAGGAACACGCCCGCATCATCGACCAGGTGGGCGGCGACGCGAACGCCTTCACCACCTCCGATGCCACCGTCTACTGGGACAAGGTGCCCGCAGCCGAGCTCGAGCTCGTCCTGGAGCTGGAGGCTGAGCGGATGGCCCATCTGGTCCTCACCGAGGAGCACCTCCGCACCGAGCGGGAGGTGGTGAAGGAAGAGTACCGGCTGGGACTGCAGAACGACCCCGTCGGGCAGGCCTTCGAGCGGTTCCAGGCCATCGCCCTCGCGGGAACCGTCTACGCCTGGACGCCCCACGGCTTCCTGGAAGAGCTCGACGCCATCACCGTCCAGGACCTGGAGCGCTTCTACCGCACCTACTACGTCCCCAGCAACGCGGTGCTGGTGGTGGCCGGCGCCACCGACCTGCCCACCGTGAAGCGCCTTGCGGAGCGGCACTTCGGCCCGCTTCCGGCGGGGGAGGTCCCCGAGCGGGCACCGGTGACCGCCACGCCGCCAGGTGAGGTGCGCCGGGAGCGCATGACCTTCCCCATCCAGCTCCCCGTGATCCTGGGCGGCTACCTCATTCCAGGCCTCCGCTCGCCGGAGATGGAGGCCCTCCAGGCGGCGGGGCTGATCCTCTCAGGCGGTGAGAGCGCCCGCGTCCACCGCTCGCTGGTTCGGGAGCAGCAGGTGGCCGTGGCTGCGGTCGCCACCTCCCAACCCTACCAGGATGCCGGGCTCTTCCTGGCCGCGGCCCTTTACCTACCGGGGCAGGAAGCTGAGCGGGTGGCTGCCGCCCTGACCCAGGAGGTGGAGCGGCTGGCCGAGGGCGTCTCCGAGCGGGAGCTGCAGCAGGCCAAGAACCAGATGGCCGCCGACTACGCCTTCTCGCTGGATACCCTGGACGGGGTGGCCAACGCCATCGGCGCCGCCGTGGTGCTGGAGGGCGGTCTAGAGAAGTTCACCCGGGGCCTGGAGCCCTACTTCGCCCTCACACCCGAGGATGTGGTCCGGGTCGCCCGGACGTACCTGACGCCCGAACGGCTGACGCTGGTGGAGGTCGCGCCGGGCTCCTGA
- a CDS encoding M16 family metallopeptidase, protein MNLRNRVVRQVGGLVLAGALAGMPPAAAAEPIRAPLVTEAEPVELPPVTHRTLENGLELWIAERTQQPIALFQLVIPRGDLLDPPGKEGLASFTAQLLQQGTESRSAEEIAGAMDFVGGSLSAGTSAERTTVSAAVLSKDAGFALDLLADVVLHPTFPEREVEILRNQFLGGVRQERDDSSQLASTHAAAFFYGAGHRLGRPESEASVQVIGREDVVAFHRDHYGPKGAMLIAVGDLDPAWVEAAVRKSLGSWKGPAAPAPSAPEVPQLEESRVRWVAKPGQTQVQIRLRQNGPARTANDWLAVQVYNYVLGGGGFSSRLMQVVRSELGQTYGIGTGYTAYRFPGGMQLGTFTRNDSVWATLDAIRQELGRFRDEGISEAELAAAKSHLLGSFPLQMETLSGMAGTIAEALFYDGTLDAIRTYPEQVASLTRAQVNAAIKAHLDPERFAVVLLGDPAVLEEAPGGEVLGVPVELVEQVDWQAPVEGFTLAATAQSAEGD, encoded by the coding sequence ATGAACCTTCGGAACCGCGTCGTCAGGCAGGTTGGGGGGCTCGTCCTGGCGGGTGCCCTGGCGGGGATGCCGCCTGCGGCGGCCGCCGAGCCGATCCGGGCTCCGCTGGTCACCGAGGCCGAACCGGTCGAGCTGCCGCCGGTGACCCACCGCACCCTGGAGAACGGGCTGGAGCTCTGGATCGCGGAGCGGACCCAGCAGCCTATCGCCCTCTTCCAGCTGGTGATCCCCCGGGGCGACCTCCTGGACCCGCCCGGCAAGGAGGGGCTCGCCTCGTTCACAGCCCAGCTTCTGCAGCAGGGAACCGAGAGCCGGAGCGCCGAGGAGATCGCCGGGGCCATGGACTTCGTCGGCGGCAGCCTTTCGGCGGGCACCAGCGCCGAGCGGACGACGGTGTCCGCCGCCGTCCTCTCGAAAGACGCCGGCTTCGCCCTGGACCTCCTGGCCGACGTGGTGCTCCACCCCACCTTCCCTGAAAGGGAAGTGGAGATCCTGCGCAACCAGTTCCTGGGCGGCGTGCGCCAGGAGCGGGACGATTCCTCCCAGCTCGCCAGCACCCACGCGGCCGCCTTCTTCTACGGGGCAGGCCATCGCCTGGGCAGGCCGGAGTCGGAAGCCTCCGTCCAGGTCATCGGACGGGAGGACGTGGTCGCTTTCCACCGCGACCACTACGGTCCGAAGGGGGCCATGCTCATTGCCGTGGGCGACCTGGACCCCGCCTGGGTGGAGGCCGCGGTGCGGAAGTCCCTGGGGTCCTGGAAGGGCCCCGCAGCCCCGGCGCCCAGTGCGCCCGAGGTGCCGCAGCTGGAGGAGAGCCGCGTGCGCTGGGTGGCGAAGCCGGGGCAGACCCAGGTGCAGATCCGCCTGCGGCAGAACGGCCCCGCCCGGACGGCCAACGACTGGCTGGCGGTGCAGGTGTACAACTACGTGCTGGGCGGGGGTGGCTTCTCCTCCCGGCTGATGCAGGTGGTGCGGAGCGAGCTGGGCCAGACCTACGGCATTGGGACGGGGTACACCGCGTACCGCTTCCCCGGAGGGATGCAGCTCGGCACCTTCACCCGGAACGACAGCGTCTGGGCCACCCTGGACGCCATCCGGCAGGAGCTGGGCCGCTTCCGGGACGAAGGGATCTCCGAGGCGGAGCTGGCTGCGGCCAAGAGCCACCTGCTGGGCAGCTTCCCCCTGCAGATGGAGACCCTTTCGGGGATGGCGGGGACCATCGCCGAGGCCCTCTTCTACGACGGCACCCTGGACGCGATCCGGACCTATCCGGAGCAGGTGGCTTCCCTCACCCGGGCGCAGGTGAATGCCGCCATCAAGGCCCACCTGGACCCCGAGCGCTTCGCCGTGGTGCTCCTCGGCGACCCTGCCGTGCTGGAGGAGGCGCCGGGGGGAGAGGTCCTCGGGGTCCCCGTGGAGCTCGTCGAGCAGGTGGACTGGCAGGCGCCGGTGGAGGGATTCACCCTGGCGGCGACGGCGCAGAGCGCGGAGGGCGATTGA
- a CDS encoding Ig-like domain-containing protein, whose translation MPSATAPIHRRGLRASRLGAACLALLFLLPLPVLAQEETLPVIQVRRPGEGPLVAIFPLQVLNQQVGTSETAVKDQRDLELLSQALSDALAARLVQSGQFRPVTGVRLERRLQEANVPPPPGSEASVEAMRTWLQEAAEALLSRAQVEEAVVGRVLAVQGGLVAVIERYRLADGSRAGSPARLVGSAVAQADKPPALLGCADDLLREVYPPGTEVVPRKVAKLVVLPSALRLPIGQSQRLNVLAFDEDGTLLPNVTLAFQSDDEGRVAVTSDGLVTGLSPGQATVQVQALGRPSTADTASVNVAVLAPNLGFRAGANLSEVAAQRETAAAFGLRLTPSITLQTTSQKVDLSKGLENPLSFLTGFFSSLLGSGLVTLDMDVHPNQDFTVMLDAMQRSRGGYFGTGIGIVTPLKEGMETGLGLRLTLGTQFDWLRGSRFAVPFELNADLVFRGGVESSTEARVVLVTGIDLFP comes from the coding sequence ATGCCGAGCGCGACCGCTCCCATCCACCGGCGGGGCCTGCGGGCCTCGCGGCTCGGAGCCGCATGCCTTGCCCTCCTGTTCCTGCTTCCGCTTCCGGTGCTCGCCCAGGAGGAGACGCTTCCGGTCATCCAGGTGCGCCGGCCGGGCGAGGGGCCGCTGGTGGCCATCTTCCCCCTCCAGGTGCTGAACCAGCAGGTCGGCACTTCGGAGACCGCCGTGAAGGACCAGCGCGACCTGGAGTTGCTCTCCCAGGCCCTGTCCGATGCGCTGGCGGCACGGCTGGTGCAGTCCGGCCAGTTCCGTCCGGTCACCGGGGTCCGGCTCGAGCGCCGGCTTCAGGAGGCGAACGTCCCCCCGCCGCCGGGGTCCGAGGCCAGCGTCGAGGCGATGCGCACCTGGCTGCAGGAGGCGGCCGAGGCTCTCCTCTCCCGGGCGCAGGTGGAGGAGGCGGTGGTGGGGCGGGTGCTGGCCGTCCAGGGCGGCCTCGTGGCCGTGATCGAACGTTACCGCCTGGCGGACGGATCCAGGGCGGGCTCGCCGGCCCGGCTGGTGGGATCGGCCGTGGCCCAGGCGGACAAGCCCCCCGCCCTGCTGGGGTGCGCCGACGACCTCCTGCGGGAGGTCTACCCCCCGGGCACCGAGGTGGTTCCCCGCAAGGTGGCCAAGCTGGTGGTTCTGCCTTCGGCCCTCCGACTCCCCATCGGGCAGAGCCAGAGGCTGAACGTGCTCGCCTTCGATGAGGACGGCACCTTGCTCCCCAACGTGACCCTGGCCTTCCAGTCGGACGACGAGGGGCGGGTGGCGGTGACCTCGGACGGTCTGGTGACGGGCCTCTCGCCGGGTCAGGCCACGGTGCAGGTCCAGGCGCTGGGCCGGCCCAGCACCGCCGACACCGCTTCGGTGAACGTGGCGGTGCTGGCTCCCAACCTGGGCTTCCGCGCCGGCGCCAACCTCAGCGAGGTCGCCGCGCAGAGGGAGACCGCGGCCGCCTTCGGCCTCCGCCTGACCCCGAGCATCACCCTGCAGACCACCTCCCAGAAGGTGGACCTCTCCAAGGGCCTGGAGAACCCCCTCAGCTTCCTCACCGGCTTCTTCAGCTCGCTCCTGGGGAGCGGGCTCGTGACCCTGGACATGGACGTCCACCCCAACCAGGACTTCACGGTGATGCTGGATGCCATGCAGCGGAGCCGCGGAGGCTACTTCGGTACCGGCATCGGCATCGTCACGCCCCTGAAGGAGGGGATGGAGACGGGGCTGGGTCTGCGGCTGACCCTGGGGACCCAGTTCGACTGGCTGCGCGGCAGCCGCTTCGCCGTCCCCTTCGAGCTGAACGCGGACCTGGTCTTCCGAGGCGGCGTGGAGAGCTCCACCGAGGCGCGGGTCGTGCTGGTGACCGGCATCGACCTCTTCCCGTGA
- the mgtE gene encoding magnesium transporter, translating to MSPISEDLHALVAERAFPRIKSHLEDLSTRDAADLLEELPPTDRAVVFRLLEKDRAIEVFEYLETEDQQELLAGLHDHEVVQVLEEMSPDDRTRLLDEMPAKVAKRFLEQLSPEERRVATLLLGYAPDSAGRLMTPEYVSIHQELTASQALEKIRKVGLDKETIYSIYITDAGRHLRGVVSLRDLVLADPTRPVGELAETDVISVRTDADQEEAARLVADYDLLALPVVDREDRLVGVITVDDAMDVLQEEATEDFQRFVAMTPDGGAGVDRYYALRLRDRVSRRLPWLMGLLLFNSVSGLIISSFESTIQAVIALTFFIPIIMDTAGNTGSQAATVAVRALATGEITGREFWRALRGELATGLLMGLLLAAGAWVMAYVRTGESFLGVAIGVALAGTVLASGLVGTMLPFLLRTLRIDPAVASAPFITSIGDVVGLVLYFWTARVLLHL from the coding sequence ATGAGCCCCATCTCCGAGGACCTGCACGCGCTGGTAGCCGAGCGTGCCTTCCCCCGCATCAAAAGCCATCTGGAGGACCTTTCCACCCGCGACGCCGCCGATCTCCTGGAGGAACTGCCCCCCACGGACCGGGCGGTGGTCTTCCGCCTGCTGGAGAAGGACCGGGCCATCGAGGTCTTCGAGTATCTGGAGACCGAGGACCAGCAGGAGCTCCTCGCGGGCCTCCACGATCACGAGGTCGTCCAAGTGCTGGAGGAGATGTCGCCGGACGACCGCACCCGCCTCCTGGACGAGATGCCCGCGAAGGTGGCCAAGCGCTTCCTGGAGCAGCTCTCGCCCGAGGAACGCCGCGTGGCCACGCTGCTCTTGGGGTACGCGCCCGACTCGGCCGGACGGCTGATGACCCCCGAGTACGTCAGCATCCACCAGGAGCTGACGGCCTCCCAGGCCCTGGAGAAGATCCGCAAGGTGGGCCTTGACAAGGAGACCATCTACAGCATCTACATCACCGACGCCGGCCGACACCTGCGGGGGGTCGTCTCGTTGCGGGACCTGGTGCTGGCCGACCCCACCCGCCCCGTGGGGGAGCTGGCCGAGACCGACGTCATCTCCGTCCGGACCGACGCCGACCAGGAGGAGGCGGCCCGCCTCGTCGCCGACTACGACCTCCTGGCCCTCCCCGTGGTGGATCGGGAGGACCGGCTGGTGGGCGTGATCACCGTCGACGACGCCATGGACGTCCTGCAGGAGGAGGCCACCGAGGACTTCCAGCGTTTCGTGGCCATGACGCCCGACGGCGGTGCCGGGGTGGACCGGTACTACGCGCTCCGGCTGAGGGATCGGGTAAGCCGGCGCCTTCCCTGGCTCATGGGTCTGCTCCTCTTCAACTCCGTCTCCGGCCTGATCATCTCCAGCTTCGAGAGCACCATCCAGGCCGTCATCGCCCTGACCTTCTTCATCCCCATCATCATGGACACCGCCGGGAACACGGGATCCCAGGCGGCCACGGTGGCGGTGCGGGCGCTGGCCACGGGAGAGATCACGGGCCGGGAGTTCTGGCGGGCCTTGAGGGGAGAGCTGGCCACGGGCCTCCTGATGGGGCTGCTGCTGGCCGCGGGGGCCTGGGTGATGGCCTACGTGCGCACGGGCGAGAGCTTCCTGGGGGTGGCCATCGGCGTGGCCCTCGCGGGTACCGTCCTGGCCTCGGGGTTGGTGGGCACCATGCTGCCCTTCCTGCTGCGGACCCTTCGCATCGACCCGGCGGTCGCTTCGGCCCCTTTCATCACCTCCATCGGCGACGTGGTGGGGCTGGTTCTCTACTTCTGGACGGCGCGGGTGCTGCTGCACTTGTGA
- a CDS encoding pyridoxal phosphate-dependent aminotransferase — protein sequence MKPLSRNAAGLAPQGIRAVMELARQVPGCIHLELGEPDFPTPPHIVEAAVAAAREGWHKYTPNAGLPELREAVARRVAADDGLAVEARQVCIHPGAVTGIASALMALVEPGDEVLVPALSWPNATMFLELQGARAVPYPLPAERGFLPDPESIGRLVGPRTKVLLLNTPANPTGAVFPESLVRDLVEVARAHDLWILSDEIYARIVFDASHVSPARFAPERTVVVSGLSKAYAMTGWRIGYTISPRQVADLIVRLQEPLISCTNTIAQRAALAALDGPQACVAEMRDAYHRRRDRAVELLATLGLPAYRPQGAFYLMVPATLPGEPSTDAARRMVLEQGVAVAPGSAFGTAGEGLVRVSLASSEADLSEGLRRLAAHMAGERAAATSG from the coding sequence ATGAAACCTCTTTCCCGCAACGCCGCCGGGCTTGCCCCCCAGGGCATCCGGGCGGTCATGGAGCTGGCGCGCCAGGTGCCCGGGTGCATCCACCTGGAGCTGGGCGAGCCCGACTTCCCCACCCCGCCGCACATCGTGGAGGCGGCGGTGGCCGCCGCCCGCGAGGGGTGGCACAAGTACACCCCCAACGCCGGGCTGCCAGAGCTGCGCGAGGCGGTGGCGCGCCGGGTTGCCGCCGACGACGGGCTCGCGGTGGAGGCCCGGCAGGTCTGCATCCACCCGGGCGCCGTCACCGGCATCGCGAGTGCCCTCATGGCCCTGGTGGAGCCGGGGGACGAGGTGCTGGTACCCGCGCTCTCGTGGCCCAACGCCACCATGTTCCTGGAGCTTCAGGGCGCCCGGGCCGTCCCCTACCCCCTGCCCGCCGAGAGAGGTTTCCTGCCGGACCCTGAGTCCATCGGCCGGCTCGTGGGGCCGCGCACCAAGGTGCTCCTGCTCAACACGCCAGCCAACCCCACGGGCGCCGTCTTTCCCGAATCCCTCGTCCGAGATCTGGTGGAGGTGGCCCGGGCCCACGACCTCTGGATCCTCTCGGACGAGATCTACGCCCGCATCGTGTTCGACGCGTCCCACGTGAGCCCTGCCCGCTTCGCGCCCGAGCGGACCGTGGTCGTCTCAGGCCTCTCCAAAGCGTACGCCATGACCGGCTGGCGCATCGGATACACCATCTCCCCGCGCCAGGTGGCCGACCTGATCGTGCGCTTGCAGGAGCCCTTGATCTCCTGCACCAACACCATCGCCCAGCGGGCGGCCCTGGCGGCGCTGGACGGACCCCAGGCATGCGTGGCCGAGATGCGCGATGCCTACCACCGCCGGCGCGACCGGGCGGTGGAGCTCCTGGCGACCCTGGGCCTCCCCGCCTACAGGCCTCAGGGTGCCTTCTACCTCATGGTGCCGGCCACCCTCCCAGGCGAACCCTCCACCGACGCGGCCCGCCGCATGGTGCTCGAGCAAGGGGTCGCCGTGGCCCCGGGCTCGGCCTTCGGCACCGCAGGCGAGGGGTTGGTCCGGGTCTCCCTGGCCAGCTCCGAAGCAGACCTGAGCGAGGGCCTGCGCCGCCTGGCCGCGCATATGGCCGGTGAGCGGGCAGCCGCCACCAGCGGGTGA
- a CDS encoding phosphatase PAP2 family protein: MRTRVVAFVLLMLVAGGPGASAASPDEAVAGWVRSWDAPWLGEVARLGEAPVHLGAVLVLLAAGDGGSAGRVVEAEVGAAVATWAGKVALGRARPWTGEGAARFAGPSLAEAHHSFPSGHTSSAFALATVLAGRYPDGAVVWYALAAGVGLSRIYTGDHWPSDVLAGAAVGHLAGRAALEGRPWFGFRWNF, translated from the coding sequence GTGCGCACACGGGTAGTCGCCTTCGTTCTGCTCATGCTGGTGGCCGGGGGCCCTGGGGCGTCCGCCGCCTCGCCCGACGAGGCCGTGGCCGGCTGGGTGCGCTCGTGGGACGCGCCCTGGCTGGGCGAGGTGGCCCGCCTGGGCGAGGCGCCGGTGCACCTGGGGGCCGTGCTGGTGCTGCTCGCTGCCGGGGACGGGGGGTCGGCCGGCCGGGTGGTGGAGGCGGAGGTGGGCGCGGCGGTTGCCACCTGGGCGGGCAAGGTCGCCCTGGGTCGGGCGCGGCCCTGGACCGGCGAGGGTGCGGCCCGCTTCGCGGGGCCTTCCCTGGCTGAGGCTCACCACAGCTTCCCCTCGGGCCACACCTCCAGCGCCTTCGCTCTGGCCACGGTGCTGGCGGGGCGGTACCCTGACGGAGCCGTGGTCTGGTACGCCCTCGCGGCCGGGGTGGGACTCTCCCGGATCTACACCGGGGACCACTGGCCCAGCGACGTGCTGGCCGGGGCGGCGGTGGGCCACCTGGCGGGCAGGGCCGCGCTGGAGGGTCGCCCGTGGTTCGGCTTCCGCTGGAACTTCTGA
- the comA gene encoding phosphosulfolactate synthase, translating to MEGLAALPPGDLWGRVGWYVEPLGVTKDLQPWPNGDGGAGRDPSAWAWEGAVEPPLRGRQAKPRQVGLTMVLDKGTPLQVLDGLLAVAAPYVDFWKLAFGTSALLAQEALAERVEVARRYGVEVYPGGTLLEVALFQGRLEAWIDRASAVGIRTVELSDGTISLSLEERCRILRRLRREGFTVVTEVGKKHPDDRPDPAVLLRTLRVDLNEGAAWVIVEGRESGHTVGIYRGDGSIDSDLLDALVEAAGGPERIIWEAPRKSQQEELLRRFGVNANLGNVEPPGILALEALRVGLRGDTFRPVVRDSERRA from the coding sequence GTGGAGGGTCTGGCGGCCCTGCCCCCGGGAGACCTCTGGGGACGGGTGGGATGGTACGTGGAACCGCTGGGCGTCACGAAGGACCTGCAGCCATGGCCGAACGGGGACGGGGGCGCGGGCCGGGACCCGTCAGCCTGGGCATGGGAAGGGGCCGTTGAACCACCCCTTCGGGGGCGCCAGGCGAAGCCGCGGCAGGTGGGCCTCACCATGGTGCTGGACAAGGGGACCCCCCTGCAGGTGCTGGATGGTCTCCTGGCCGTGGCGGCGCCTTACGTGGACTTCTGGAAGCTGGCCTTCGGCACCTCGGCCCTCCTGGCCCAGGAAGCCCTGGCGGAACGGGTGGAGGTCGCCCGGCGATACGGGGTGGAGGTGTACCCGGGCGGGACCCTGCTGGAAGTGGCCCTCTTTCAGGGACGGCTGGAAGCCTGGATCGACCGGGCGTCGGCGGTGGGGATCCGGACGGTGGAGCTCTCGGACGGGACCATCTCCCTTTCGCTGGAGGAGCGATGTCGCATCCTGCGGCGCCTGCGGCGGGAAGGGTTCACCGTCGTCACCGAGGTGGGCAAGAAGCACCCGGACGATCGGCCGGACCCGGCCGTCCTCCTCCGAACGCTCAGGGTGGACCTGAACGAGGGCGCCGCCTGGGTGATCGTGGAGGGGCGGGAGTCGGGCCACACCGTGGGGATCTACCGCGGCGACGGCTCCATCGATTCAGACCTACTGGACGCGCTGGTGGAAGCCGCCGGTGGGCCCGAGCGGATCATCTGGGAGGCGCCGCGCAAGAGCCAGCAGGAAGAGCTTCTCCGGCGCTTCGGGGTGAACGCCAACCTGGGCAACGTGGAGCCGCCGGGCATCCTGGCGCTGGAGGCCCTCCGGGTTGGCCTGCGCGGCGACACCTTCCGGCCGGTGGTGCGGGACAGCGAACGCCGGGCGTGA